A window of Apium graveolens cultivar Ventura chromosome 8, ASM990537v1, whole genome shotgun sequence contains these coding sequences:
- the LOC141677784 gene encoding uncharacterized protein LOC141677784, protein MGKENVPQIISGGVGDEHSSSARAEELTVYSTSRHSLDKEAGLAACRVCQCAESDKRGDAALDFLGITPVLNSQKIKDVNLDCKDILKDTESDTRAKDGKRDSGFVEFVSPDGEVFICNTDIEKGFDYNQDVLIELGCACKNDLALVHYACALKWFVNHGSTVCEICGCVSKNINVADLKKVVASLKEYETLRERTAHGIPYPANVQTSSGVDPDALAAIRRQRLSEISLWFGPHNNNYSTTHSQVSEQVSNSVAEEVTPAENSATKWAVEGTGILLATGLLTVTLAWLIAPRVGKKTAKSGLHILLGGICALTVVVFFRFFVLTRIKYGPARYWAILFIFWFLVFGIWASRTHGTHTT, encoded by the exons ATGGGTAAGGAGAATGTTCCCCAAATAATCAGTGGTGGGGTTGGTGATGAACATTCGTCTTCAGCTAGGGCTGAAGAGTTGACAGTTTATTCTACATCACGCCATAGTCTAGATAAGGAGGCAGGGTTAGCTGCTTGCCGTGTGTGTCAGTGTGCTGAATCTGACAAAAGGGGGGATGCTGCATTGGATTTTCTAGGTATCACTCCAGTATTGAACTCACAGAAAATAAAAGATGTGAATCTTGATTGCAAAGATATTTTAAAGGATACTGAAAGTGACACTCGTGCTAAAGATGGTAAAAGAGATTCCGGATTTGTGGAGTTTGTCAGTCCTGATGGGGAGGTTTTTATATGTAACACTGATATAGAAAAGGGGTTTGATTACAATCAAGATGTTTTGATTGAGCTGGGGTGTGCTTGCAAAAATGATCTTGCTCTGGTACACTATGCTTGTGCCCTTAAATGGTTTGTGAATCATGGATCAACTGTTTGTGAAATATGTGGATGTGTTTCAAAGAATATTAACGTTGCAGACTTAAAAAAAGTTGTGGCTTCATTGAAGGAGTATGAAACCCTTAGGGAAAGGACCGCCCATGGAATACCATACCCAGCAAATGTTCAGACTAGTTCCGGTGTAGATCCCGATGCTCTTGCTGCTATTCGGAGGCAAAGACTAAGTGAAATATCACTCTGGTTTGGTCCACATAATAACAACTACTCTACGACACATTCACAGGTTTCTGAGCAAGTTTCTAATTCCGTTGCCGAAGAAGTCACTCCTGCTGAGAATTCTGCTACCAAATGGGCTGTGGAGGGTACAGGAATACTTCTTGCTACAGGCTTGCTTACTGTTACATTAGCATGGCTGATTGCTCCCCGCGTTGGAAAG AAAACTGCAAAAAGTGGTCTTCATATCCTTCTTGGAGGTATCTGTGCATTAACCGTCGTAGTATTCTTCCGCTTT TTTGTTTTAACGAGAATCAAGTATGGACCTGCACGTTATTGGGCAATCTTATTTATCTTCTGGTTTCTCGTTTTTGGTATATGGGCATCAAGAACACATGGTACTCACACGACATGA